The following proteins are co-located in the Gordonia polyisoprenivorans genome:
- the hydA gene encoding dihydropyrimidinase has protein sequence MATTFIHGGTVVSATGKGAADVLVDGERIVALLEPGSTVLGADLATTADTVIDATGKYVIPGGIDAHTHMSMPFGGTQASDTFETGTRAAAWGGTTTIIDFAVQKFGERLQDSLATWHSMADGECAIDYSFHQIVGDVNADSLAAMAGLQDEGITSFKLFMAYPGVFYSDDAQIVRAMQVSAETGLLTMMHAENGPAIDVLAEQLVAAGKTDPYYHGIARAWQLEEEATHRAIMLGNLTGAPLYIVHVSAKQAVGQLAAARDAGQNVYGETCPQYLYLSLEDQLGAPGFEGAKWVCSTPLRSKHDHHQDEVWQALRTNDLQLVSTDHCPFCMKGQKDMGIGDFTKIPNGIGSVEHRMDLLYQGVVDGKISLERWVEITATTPARMFGLYGRKGVIAPGADADIVIYDPAGHTSIGMGKTHHMNMDYSAWEGYEIDGAVDTVLSRGSVVVADRDYVGTKGHGKFVRRELSQYLI, from the coding sequence ATGGCAACCACATTCATCCACGGCGGCACCGTCGTCTCGGCCACCGGCAAGGGCGCAGCCGACGTCCTGGTCGACGGTGAGCGCATCGTCGCCCTGCTCGAACCCGGTTCGACGGTGCTCGGTGCCGATCTGGCCACCACCGCCGACACCGTCATCGACGCCACGGGCAAGTACGTCATCCCGGGCGGCATCGATGCGCACACCCACATGTCGATGCCGTTCGGCGGCACCCAGGCCAGCGACACGTTCGAGACCGGCACGCGGGCCGCGGCGTGGGGTGGTACGACCACCATCATCGACTTCGCCGTGCAGAAGTTCGGTGAGCGACTGCAGGATTCGCTGGCGACCTGGCATTCGATGGCCGACGGTGAATGCGCGATCGACTACTCGTTCCACCAGATCGTGGGCGACGTCAACGCCGATTCGCTGGCCGCCATGGCCGGCCTGCAGGACGAGGGCATCACCAGTTTCAAACTGTTCATGGCCTATCCGGGCGTCTTCTACAGCGACGACGCGCAGATCGTGCGGGCCATGCAGGTCTCGGCCGAGACCGGCTTGCTGACCATGATGCACGCCGAGAACGGCCCGGCGATCGACGTCCTGGCCGAGCAGCTCGTCGCCGCCGGCAAGACCGATCCGTACTATCACGGCATCGCCCGCGCCTGGCAGCTGGAGGAGGAGGCCACCCACCGGGCGATCATGCTCGGAAACCTCACCGGCGCACCGCTCTACATCGTGCACGTCTCGGCCAAGCAGGCCGTCGGTCAACTCGCCGCCGCCCGCGACGCCGGCCAGAACGTCTACGGTGAGACCTGCCCGCAGTATCTGTATCTCTCGCTCGAGGATCAGCTCGGCGCACCGGGTTTCGAGGGCGCCAAGTGGGTCTGCTCGACGCCGCTGCGATCCAAGCACGATCACCACCAGGACGAGGTGTGGCAAGCCCTGCGCACCAACGATCTGCAACTGGTGTCCACCGACCACTGCCCGTTCTGTATGAAGGGCCAAAAGGACATGGGCATCGGGGATTTCACCAAGATCCCCAACGGCATCGGCTCGGTCGAACACCGGATGGACCTACTGTACCAGGGGGTGGTCGACGGCAAGATCAGTCTCGAACGCTGGGTGGAGATCACTGCGACCACCCCGGCCCGGATGTTCGGCCTCTACGGACGCAAGGGTGTCATCGCACCGGGCGCCGACGCCGACATCGTGATCTACGACCCCGCCGGGCACACGTCGATCGGCATGGGCAAGACCCACCACATGAACATGGACTACTCCGCGTGGGAGGGATACGAGATCGACGGCGCCGTCGACACCGTCCTGTCCCGCGGTTCGGTGGTCGTCGCAGACCGTGACTACGTCGGCACCAAGGGCCACGGGAAATTCGTCCGCCGTGAACTCAGCCAGTACCTCATCTAG
- a CDS encoding AMP-binding protein, with protein sequence MRTPDDLDPRRSTSGPGPGDYDRRPWLVHYAPDLGAHLTPGAANALQMFEATVADRPDGNALDYLGQTMTWREVDEAADAVAGLLVARGFAPGDRLAMLLQNDPAFIICLVAAWRAGGIAALISPMVTADELRQRLRDHTPTALVALDDLYLDVVSPLLADGTSSVRVVITTSPLDGPSGPVDEPRLFAEVTRRTVADAVDLRTLIANGRARQGIAPRPIGPRDIAVVMATSGTTGPPKGACLTHANVVFSAHVYRRWCALGAEPILAASPLFHVTGLIGAAALSMLTGSPLVLTHRFRADVVLDAIRRTRPRFMVAVITAYIALADEPSLLPGDLDSLELRLSGGAPIDPAIASRLQDRLGGYIHNVYGLTETSSPSHMVPIGAQAPFDSETGVLSVGVPVFDTVVRVVGDDGADLPPGQIGELVVSGPQVIGGYWRNPRADAEAFAGGELRTGDIGFMDTDGWFYVIDRKSEIINASGFKVWPNEVERVLRTHPAVLDAAVVGIPDDYRGESVKAFVVVAELEASEKDVAEEDSAEMVAPTEQELIDYCRDHLAAFKYPREIELVGELPRTATGKLLRRKLR encoded by the coding sequence ATGCGCACACCAGACGACCTCGATCCCCGACGATCGACGAGCGGCCCGGGCCCCGGCGACTACGACCGGCGCCCGTGGCTGGTCCACTATGCCCCGGATCTGGGTGCGCACCTGACGCCGGGCGCTGCGAATGCATTGCAGATGTTCGAGGCGACCGTCGCCGACCGGCCCGATGGCAACGCGCTGGACTACCTCGGACAAACGATGACGTGGCGGGAGGTCGACGAGGCTGCCGACGCGGTGGCCGGTCTGCTGGTCGCGCGCGGCTTCGCACCCGGCGATCGACTCGCCATGCTCCTTCAGAACGACCCCGCGTTCATCATCTGTCTCGTCGCGGCGTGGCGGGCGGGAGGGATCGCCGCGCTCATCAGCCCGATGGTCACCGCCGACGAACTCCGGCAACGACTCCGCGACCACACGCCGACGGCGCTGGTCGCACTCGACGACCTCTACCTCGACGTCGTCTCACCACTGCTCGCCGACGGAACCAGCAGCGTGCGCGTCGTGATCACCACGTCACCGCTGGACGGACCGAGCGGTCCGGTCGACGAGCCGAGGCTCTTCGCCGAGGTCACCCGCCGCACCGTCGCCGATGCCGTCGACCTTCGCACACTGATCGCGAATGGGCGTGCGCGACAAGGCATTGCGCCTCGACCGATCGGCCCGCGGGACATCGCGGTGGTGATGGCCACCTCCGGCACCACAGGGCCGCCGAAGGGTGCGTGTCTGACCCACGCCAACGTCGTGTTCAGCGCGCACGTCTACCGACGATGGTGCGCACTCGGGGCCGAGCCGATCCTCGCCGCCTCGCCGCTGTTCCATGTCACCGGCCTGATCGGGGCCGCGGCGCTGTCGATGCTGACCGGGTCCCCGCTGGTGCTCACCCACCGGTTCCGGGCCGACGTCGTCCTCGACGCGATCCGCCGTACCCGGCCCCGGTTCATGGTTGCGGTGATCACCGCCTACATCGCACTCGCCGACGAACCATCGTTGCTGCCAGGGGATCTCGACTCCCTAGAACTTCGGTTGTCCGGTGGGGCGCCGATCGATCCGGCGATCGCCTCGCGCCTACAGGATCGTCTCGGAGGCTACATCCACAACGTCTACGGACTGACCGAGACGTCGTCGCCGTCGCACATGGTGCCCATCGGCGCGCAGGCGCCCTTCGACTCGGAAACCGGGGTGCTCTCGGTCGGGGTGCCGGTCTTCGACACCGTCGTGCGCGTCGTCGGTGATGACGGAGCAGATCTACCGCCCGGCCAGATCGGCGAGCTGGTGGTCTCCGGCCCGCAGGTGATCGGCGGTTACTGGCGTAACCCTCGTGCCGACGCCGAGGCCTTCGCCGGCGGCGAATTGCGCACCGGGGACATCGGTTTCATGGATACCGACGGCTGGTTCTATGTCATCGACCGCAAGAGCGAGATCATCAACGCCTCCGGTTTCAAGGTCTGGCCCAACGAGGTCGAACGGGTCCTGCGCACTCATCCCGCGGTGCTCGACGCGGCGGTGGTCGGCATCCCCGACGACTACCGTGGCGAGTCGGTCAAAGCCTTCGTTGTTGTTGCCGAATTGGAAGCCTCCGAAAAGGATGTCGCCGAGGAGGATTCGGCGGAGATGGTCGCGCCGACCGAGCAGGAGCTCATCGACTACTGCCGAGATCATCTGGCGGCCTTCAAGTATCCGCGCGAGATCGAGCTGGTCGGCGAACTGCCCCGCACCGCCACCGGGAAGTTGTTGCGGCGCAAGCTGCGGTGA
- a CDS encoding cyclase family protein, with amino-acid sequence MTTAPEAPQLTELLDNAPTNWGKWGPDDEVGSLNYLTAEQVIAGASLIKKGALFTLQRLIGDPKGDPVWPGRSPATREMILDESHWDDGGDGPAFPGGLHYADDKINAFLQGSTQYDALGHVWYGGKIWNGFDARTTIGGLDKASVEPIAERGVAGRAVLLDMARHRGVDHLGPRETYDHTDLEKCAQAQGIEIKPRDILIIRTNHLELFFQQGDKFYDDFCEPGLVYSPELVEWFQAKEIPNLVTDTIANEITTDPNNGVALVLHNALMRNLGIAFTEICDLEKLAADCADDGVYEFFYVAAPLKIHNATGSPVNPVVIK; translated from the coding sequence ATGACCACCGCTCCCGAAGCCCCCCAGCTCACCGAACTCCTCGACAACGCGCCGACCAACTGGGGCAAGTGGGGCCCCGACGACGAGGTCGGCAGCCTCAACTACCTGACCGCCGAACAGGTGATCGCCGGCGCGTCGCTCATCAAGAAGGGCGCGCTGTTCACCCTGCAACGCCTGATCGGCGACCCGAAGGGCGATCCGGTCTGGCCGGGCCGCAGCCCCGCCACCCGCGAGATGATCCTCGACGAGTCGCACTGGGACGACGGTGGCGACGGCCCCGCGTTCCCCGGCGGCCTGCACTACGCCGACGACAAGATCAACGCCTTCCTGCAGGGCTCCACACAGTACGACGCGCTGGGACACGTCTGGTACGGCGGCAAGATCTGGAACGGCTTCGACGCCCGGACCACCATCGGCGGCCTCGACAAGGCCAGTGTCGAGCCGATCGCCGAGCGTGGCGTCGCCGGCCGGGCCGTGCTGCTCGACATGGCGCGCCACCGCGGCGTCGACCACCTCGGCCCGCGCGAGACCTACGATCACACCGATCTCGAAAAGTGTGCGCAGGCACAGGGAATCGAGATCAAGCCGCGCGACATCCTGATCATCAGGACCAACCATCTCGAACTATTCTTCCAGCAGGGCGACAAGTTCTACGACGACTTCTGCGAGCCGGGCCTGGTGTACTCACCCGAACTCGTGGAGTGGTTCCAGGCCAAGGAGATCCCCAACCTGGTGACCGACACCATCGCCAACGAAATCACCACCGACCCCAACAACGGGGTCGCCCTGGTGCTGCACAACGCGTTGATGCGCAACCTCGGCATCGCCTTCACCGAGATCTGTGACCTGGAGAAGCTCGCCGCCGACTGTGCCGACGACGGAGTGTACGAGTTCTTCTATGTCGCAGCACCGTTGAAGATCCACAACGCCACCGGCTCGCCGGTCAACCCGGTGGTGATCAAGTGA
- a CDS encoding PLP-dependent aminotransferase family protein translates to MTVHDPATEVTPQRIVIDDPTPAGIAGAIGRMIRNGELVPGDRLPTVRDLSAQLGVSPATVSYGWKALSRSGLVVSRGRSGTFVADGAVAPEVPRVSRTATMARTHGSIGLDLSKGSPDPELLPELKAALSNVAERAATTSYHDHPVVPELGDLLRTRWPSKAQALTVVDGALDAVTRSLQAVTRFGDRVIVEDPTFPQFLDLLDTLGLQHIPVPIDRHGPDPDAFARAMAQAPTVALLQPRAHNPTGVSMTAARARDLARAVRGTRCVVIEDDHSGAAVAAPDISLGRWLPDQVVHVRSFSKSHGPDLRIAAMTGPRDVIDRVTATRMLGPSWTPRLLQRVLYELLTDETSVAAVDNARAAYRARRAALVEALADKGIDVGGTDGLNVWVPVSDERNALIHLAANGIQVAPGDPFIVEPQRGGDHVRVTIATLRDDVERVAATLAAAASGNQADFYPLR, encoded by the coding sequence ATGACCGTGCACGACCCCGCCACCGAGGTGACGCCGCAGCGCATCGTGATCGACGACCCCACACCTGCGGGGATCGCCGGTGCCATCGGACGGATGATCCGCAATGGTGAACTCGTCCCGGGTGATCGTTTACCCACGGTGCGCGACCTGTCCGCCCAGCTCGGGGTCTCCCCCGCGACCGTCAGCTACGGGTGGAAGGCGTTGTCCCGCTCGGGCCTGGTGGTCTCGCGCGGACGCAGCGGCACGTTCGTCGCCGACGGCGCCGTTGCACCGGAGGTGCCCCGGGTGTCGCGCACCGCGACGATGGCCCGCACCCACGGCAGCATCGGGCTCGATCTGTCGAAGGGGTCACCGGACCCCGAGCTGCTCCCCGAACTGAAGGCCGCACTGTCGAATGTGGCCGAGCGGGCCGCGACGACCAGCTATCACGATCATCCCGTGGTTCCCGAGCTCGGCGACCTGCTGCGCACCCGTTGGCCGTCCAAGGCGCAGGCACTGACCGTCGTCGACGGCGCCCTCGACGCGGTGACCCGCTCGCTGCAGGCGGTCACCCGCTTCGGTGACCGCGTCATCGTCGAGGACCCGACGTTTCCGCAGTTCCTCGATCTCCTCGACACCCTTGGCCTGCAGCACATCCCGGTGCCGATCGACCGCCACGGGCCCGATCCGGATGCGTTCGCCCGCGCGATGGCCCAGGCCCCCACGGTGGCGCTCCTGCAGCCGCGCGCCCACAACCCGACCGGTGTCAGCATGACCGCGGCCCGCGCCCGCGATCTCGCGCGTGCCGTCCGGGGGACGCGGTGCGTCGTCATCGAGGACGACCACAGCGGCGCCGCCGTCGCCGCCCCCGACATCAGCCTGGGCCGGTGGCTGCCCGATCAGGTGGTCCATGTGCGCAGCTTCTCCAAGTCACACGGCCCCGACCTGCGGATCGCCGCGATGACCGGTCCGCGCGACGTGATCGACCGGGTCACCGCCACCCGTATGCTCGGACCCAGCTGGACCCCGCGCCTGCTGCAACGGGTGCTCTATGAACTGCTCACCGACGAGACGTCCGTCGCCGCCGTCGACAACGCCCGCGCGGCGTATCGGGCCCGCCGCGCGGCACTGGTCGAGGCGTTGGCGGACAAGGGAATCGACGTGGGCGGCACCGACGGCCTCAACGTGTGGGTGCCGGTCTCCGACGAACGCAACGCATTGATCCATCTGGCCGCCAACGGCATTCAGGTCGCACCGGGTGATCCGTTCATCGTCGAGCCGCAGCGCGGTGGCGACCACGTGCGCGTCACGATCGCCACGCTGCGCGACGACGTCGAGCGGGTCGCGGCGACCCTCGCGGCAGCGGCGTCGGGAAACCAGGCGGATTTCTACCCGTTGCGGTGA
- a CDS encoding nitrilase-related carbon-nitrogen hydrolase — protein sequence MTVIRAAITQAEWTGDEESMVVKHEGLAREAAAQGANIVCFQELFHGPYFGIVEDAKYYEYAQSVPGPLTERFAAIAKELGIVIVLPVYEEQMAGLYYNTAAVIDADGSYLGKYRKNHIPDVDRFWEKFYFRPGNLGYPVFDTAVGKVGVYICYDRHFPEGWRELGLNGAEIVFNPSATKPGLSNRLWELEQPAAAAANQYFVAANNRIGTESGEFGDKAVTFYGSSYFADPRGNYVGEVASTDTEEIVVRDLDLDLVRTVRNDWQFYRDRRPDSYDAIHAR from the coding sequence ATGACCGTGATCAGGGCGGCGATCACCCAGGCGGAATGGACCGGCGACGAGGAGTCGATGGTCGTCAAGCACGAGGGCCTGGCCCGCGAGGCCGCGGCTCAGGGCGCGAACATCGTCTGCTTCCAGGAGCTCTTCCACGGCCCGTACTTCGGGATCGTCGAAGACGCCAAGTACTACGAATACGCGCAATCCGTCCCGGGTCCGCTGACCGAACGCTTCGCCGCGATCGCGAAGGAACTCGGCATCGTCATCGTGCTGCCGGTGTACGAGGAGCAGATGGCGGGCCTCTACTACAACACCGCCGCGGTCATCGACGCCGACGGCAGCTACCTGGGCAAGTACCGCAAGAACCACATCCCCGACGTCGACCGGTTCTGGGAGAAGTTCTACTTCCGGCCCGGCAACCTCGGCTACCCGGTCTTCGACACCGCTGTCGGCAAGGTCGGCGTCTACATCTGCTACGACCGGCACTTCCCCGAAGGCTGGCGGGAACTGGGCCTGAACGGCGCCGAGATCGTCTTCAACCCCTCGGCCACCAAACCCGGGCTCTCGAACCGACTGTGGGAACTCGAGCAGCCCGCCGCCGCGGCCGCCAACCAGTACTTCGTCGCCGCCAACAACCGGATCGGCACCGAGAGCGGCGAATTCGGCGACAAGGCGGTCACCTTCTACGGCAGCTCCTACTTCGCCGATCCGCGCGGCAACTACGTCGGCGAGGTCGCCTCCACCGACACCGAGGAGATCGTGGTCCGCGACCTCGATCTCGACCTCGTACGCACGGTCCGCAACGACTGGCAGTTCTACCGCGATCGCCGCCCCGACAGCTACGACGCCATCCACGCCCGCTGA
- the lppU gene encoding LppU family putative lipoprotein — translation MVRYLSARLVGALGVAGLIALALTGCSALPFSKSTPVSSVTESQDAGGDVDFDAAIGQCVYLSGTMMDAKIDHATCGQAPANYVVVAKSPTKEACPSDVDQTYYVTQGGTQQGALCLDTDWVVGQCMTVPSFGDPAHVPCNSTDSDARRILAVLPGATDESGCPDATTNYYTYDQRHKVVCVEKLS, via the coding sequence ATGGTGCGATATCTGTCGGCGCGACTCGTGGGTGCGCTCGGGGTGGCGGGGCTGATTGCGCTTGCGCTGACCGGCTGTTCGGCGCTGCCGTTCAGCAAGTCCACGCCGGTCTCTTCGGTCACCGAGAGCCAGGACGCCGGTGGCGACGTCGACTTCGACGCCGCGATCGGGCAGTGCGTCTACCTGTCCGGCACGATGATGGACGCCAAGATCGACCACGCGACCTGCGGACAGGCGCCCGCCAACTATGTGGTGGTGGCCAAATCGCCGACCAAGGAGGCCTGCCCGTCCGACGTCGACCAGACCTACTACGTCACCCAGGGCGGCACACAACAGGGCGCGCTGTGCCTCGACACGGATTGGGTTGTCGGACAATGCATGACGGTGCCGAGCTTCGGCGACCCGGCGCACGTCCCGTGCAACTCCACCGATTCCGACGCCCGTCGCATCCTTGCCGTACTCCCCGGAGCGACCGACGAGAGTGGTTGCCCGGACGCGACAACCAACTACTACACCTACGACCAGCGGCACAAGGTCGTCTGCGTGGAGAAGCTGAGCTGA
- a CDS encoding class I adenylate-forming enzyme family protein: MSEGLYAARPWSSLYPPGTAGDITTEYVSGLALFDAAVAENPDDVFLIYFDQSLTFAEVDRASRAAAVTLREHGFGDGDRLGLYVQNNPAFVIGLLAAWRAGGAAVAINPMNKARELTYLLTDSGAVALLTLDDLYTGVAKGVIESGSTSVHTVITCSALDFQTRSDPRLFAELERTRPEGTLDLVTIIDDFVGGDLPDVSPGPDDLAVLAYTSGTTGNPKGAMNTHGNLAFNAQTYRDWTGLKPGEGILGIAPLFHITGLVGHVMFAMIARSPLILAHRFEPSVMLDAIREHRPVFTVAAITAFNALASAPGAGADDFESLRILYSGGAPIAPAMGDRLEQVFGAYIHNIYGLTETNSPSHGVPLGVRAPVDPASGALSVGVPVFNTVVRVVDEAGNDVAVGEVGEFVTSGPQVVAGYWNKPEATEKSIPGGALHTGDVGFMDADGWFYLVDRKKDMINASGYKVWPREVEDVLYTHPAVREAAVVGVPDDYRGETVKAYVSLREGQSVDPDELIAFCKEQMAAYKYPRSVDVVSDLPKTVTGKILRRELRDQG, translated from the coding sequence GTGAGCGAGGGACTCTACGCCGCGCGACCCTGGTCATCGCTGTACCCGCCGGGCACCGCCGGTGACATCACGACGGAGTACGTGTCGGGCCTCGCGTTGTTCGACGCCGCCGTCGCCGAGAATCCCGACGACGTCTTCCTGATCTACTTCGATCAGTCGTTGACCTTCGCCGAGGTCGATCGCGCCTCACGTGCCGCCGCAGTCACGTTGCGCGAGCATGGTTTCGGCGATGGTGACCGCCTCGGTCTGTACGTCCAGAACAATCCGGCGTTCGTAATCGGACTCCTCGCCGCGTGGCGGGCCGGTGGCGCCGCCGTGGCGATCAACCCGATGAACAAGGCCCGCGAGCTCACCTATCTGCTCACCGATTCCGGCGCCGTGGCATTGCTCACCCTCGACGACCTCTACACCGGTGTCGCCAAGGGGGTCATCGAGTCGGGGTCGACGTCGGTGCACACCGTGATCACGTGCTCCGCGTTGGACTTCCAGACGCGCAGCGATCCCCGGTTGTTCGCCGAGCTCGAGCGCACCCGGCCCGAGGGCACTCTCGATCTGGTGACCATCATCGACGACTTCGTCGGTGGCGACCTCCCGGATGTCTCTCCCGGGCCCGATGATCTGGCCGTCCTCGCCTACACCTCGGGAACCACAGGTAATCCCAAGGGCGCCATGAACACTCATGGCAATCTGGCGTTCAACGCGCAAACCTATCGGGACTGGACCGGACTGAAACCCGGCGAAGGAATCCTTGGTATCGCGCCGCTGTTCCACATCACCGGACTGGTCGGTCACGTCATGTTCGCGATGATCGCCCGCTCACCGCTGATCCTGGCACATCGCTTCGAGCCGTCGGTCATGCTCGACGCCATCCGTGAACACCGTCCGGTGTTCACGGTCGCCGCGATCACCGCGTTCAACGCTCTCGCGTCGGCGCCGGGTGCCGGCGCCGACGACTTCGAGAGTCTGCGCATCCTGTACTCCGGTGGCGCGCCCATCGCCCCGGCGATGGGTGATCGGCTCGAGCAGGTCTTCGGGGCCTACATCCACAACATCTACGGACTCACCGAGACCAATTCCCCGTCTCACGGTGTGCCGCTGGGTGTTCGGGCGCCGGTCGATCCCGCGTCGGGAGCGTTGTCGGTGGGTGTGCCGGTGTTCAACACGGTGGTGCGCGTCGTCGACGAGGCGGGCAACGACGTCGCTGTCGGCGAGGTCGGCGAGTTCGTGACGTCCGGCCCACAGGTGGTGGCCGGCTACTGGAACAAGCCGGAGGCCACCGAGAAATCGATCCCCGGCGGCGCCCTGCACACCGGTGACGTCGGCTTCATGGATGCCGACGGCTGGTTCTATCTCGTCGACCGCAAGAAGGACATGATCAACGCCTCGGGCTACAAAGTGTGGCCCCGTGAGGTCGAGGACGTGCTCTACACCCATCCGGCGGTGCGTGAGGCAGCAGTGGTCGGCGTGCCCGACGACTATCGTGGCGAAACCGTGAAAGCCTATGTGTCCCTTCGGGAGGGACAGTCCGTCGATCCCGATGAACTGATCGCCTTCTGCAAGGAGCAGATGGCCGCCTACAAGTACCCGCGCTCGGTGGATGTGGTCTCGGACCTCCCCAAGACCGTCACCGGCAAGATCCTGCGGCGGGAATTGCGCGACCAGGGCTGA
- a CDS encoding TetR family transcriptional regulator: MTLRDLAGRLEVSVGTMSAIENNKVAVTVERLNAVAAVLGVTAGALLAGDTFVRPTPARGDDDWRHFADLDLDPVLAAAVEVFTETGYHGATMRVVAGAAGISVAGIYHHYRSKQQLLVALFDVMMTEVHWRMSAAANENPHPVPSFALMVEALALCHTHRRDLAFIAATEMRSLEEPDRTRVADSRRRVQQHLDVVAADAVAAGEFTTPNPHNTGRAIATMCMALPYWYSSGGPQSPAEVAAEYAELALAMMGHRVQQN, encoded by the coding sequence ATGACCCTGCGTGATCTCGCCGGGCGCCTCGAGGTCAGTGTCGGCACGATGAGCGCGATCGAGAACAACAAGGTCGCCGTCACCGTCGAACGACTCAACGCCGTCGCCGCGGTGCTCGGGGTAACCGCCGGCGCCCTGCTGGCCGGCGACACCTTCGTCCGTCCGACTCCGGCTCGCGGGGACGACGACTGGCGACACTTCGCCGACCTCGACCTCGACCCCGTCCTGGCCGCCGCGGTGGAGGTGTTCACCGAGACCGGCTATCACGGTGCCACCATGCGCGTGGTCGCCGGCGCGGCGGGGATCAGCGTCGCCGGGATCTATCACCACTATCGGAGCAAGCAGCAGCTACTCGTCGCGCTCTTCGACGTCATGATGACCGAGGTGCATTGGCGGATGTCGGCAGCTGCCAATGAAAATCCGCATCCGGTGCCATCTTTCGCGCTCATGGTGGAGGCGCTCGCCCTGTGCCACACGCACCGGCGCGACCTCGCCTTCATCGCCGCCACCGAGATGCGCAGCCTCGAGGAGCCCGACCGAACCCGCGTCGCCGACTCGCGACGCCGTGTCCAACAGCACCTTGACGTCGTTGCCGCGGACGCCGTGGCGGCCGGCGAGTTCACCACCCCCAACCCGCACAACACCGGCCGGGCCATCGCCACGATGTGCATGGCACTGCCCTACTGGTACTCATCCGGCGGCCCGCAATCACCGGCCGAGGTCGCCGCCGAATACGCCGAACTCGCCCTGGCGATGATGGGCCACCGAGTTCAGCAGAACTGA
- a CDS encoding TIGR03842 family LLM class F420-dependent oxidoreductase encodes MDFGVVLQCHPPSARTIALTRLAESHGFSHVWTFDSHVLWQEPYVLFAQMLAETRRVTVGPMVTNPATRDWTVTASLYATLNEMYGNRTICGIGRGDSAVRVTGGKPTTLRDLRESVNVIRELGNSREVEINGATVRLPWSSGSSLPVWVAAYGPKALALTGEIADGFILQLADLDIASWMIDTVRSAASDAGRDPYDVKFCVAAPMYVGDDLDHQRDQSRWFGGMVGNHVADIVERYGTDGSIPAALTDYIKTREGYDYNQHGQVGNTHADFVSDEIVDRFCVLGTVEDHLTKLEALGKLGVDQFAGYLQHDNKEETMRMYGEHIIPTLTRGGVAVRKEK; translated from the coding sequence ATGGATTTCGGAGTTGTCCTGCAATGCCATCCGCCGTCGGCGCGCACCATCGCGCTCACCCGCCTCGCGGAATCGCATGGCTTCAGCCATGTCTGGACGTTCGACTCGCACGTGCTGTGGCAGGAGCCCTACGTGCTGTTCGCCCAGATGCTCGCCGAGACCCGGCGCGTCACGGTGGGACCGATGGTCACCAATCCCGCGACGCGCGATTGGACGGTCACCGCATCGCTGTATGCCACGCTCAACGAGATGTACGGCAACCGCACCATCTGCGGTATCGGGCGCGGTGATTCGGCGGTCCGGGTCACCGGCGGCAAACCGACCACCCTGCGTGATCTGCGTGAGTCGGTGAACGTCATCCGCGAACTCGGCAATTCCCGTGAGGTCGAGATCAACGGGGCCACGGTCCGACTCCCGTGGAGCTCCGGTTCGTCACTGCCGGTCTGGGTGGCCGCCTACGGCCCGAAGGCGCTGGCGCTGACCGGTGAGATCGCCGACGGATTCATCCTGCAACTCGCCGATCTCGACATCGCGTCGTGGATGATCGACACCGTTCGCTCGGCGGCCTCGGATGCCGGCCGGGATCCCTACGACGTGAAATTCTGTGTGGCAGCACCGATGTACGTCGGCGACGACCTCGATCACCAGCGTGATCAGTCCCGGTGGTTCGGCGGCATGGTCGGCAATCACGTCGCCGACATCGTCGAGCGCTACGGCACCGACGGTTCGATCCCCGCCGCCCTCACCGACTACATCAAGACCCGCGAGGGATACGACTACAACCAGCATGGTCAGGTCGGAAACACCCACGCCGACTTCGTCTCCGACGAGATCGTCGACCGCTTCTGTGTGCTGGGGACCGTCGAGGACCACCTCACCAAACTCGAGGCGCTCGGCAAACTCGGTGTCGACCAGTTCGCCGGTTACCTCCAGCACGACAACAAGGAGGAGACGATGCGCATGTACGGCGAGCACATCATCCCGACCCTCACCCGCGGTGGCGTCGCCGTGCGAAAGGAGAAGTGA